The Proteiniphilum propionicum genome contains the following window.
CAAAAGCGAAGTACCACCAAAAAAATGTGCAAACTGAGAGTTTATTCCCATTAATCCTGCAAAAGCAGGTAATATAGCGACTATTGCCAGAAAGAACGAACCCGGCAAAGTTATTCTAGACATAATTGTGTCAATATACTCAGCCGTTCTCTTTCCAGGTTTCACACCAGGAATAAATCCGTTGTTACGTTTCAAATCTTCAGCCATCTGCACCGGGTTTACAGTAATTGCAGTGTAAAAATAGGTAAAGGCGATTATAAGTAATGCAAAGACCAGATTATACCAGAAGCTGGTATAACTCATCAGTGACGCCCAGAAACCCCCTCCCTCTTTTGCTGAAAACTGTGCAATAGTGATGGGGATAAACATAATTGCCTGTGCAAAGATTATCGGCATCACGTTAGCAGCGTTAACTTTCAGCGGGATATACTGTCTTACACCACCATACTGTCTGTTTCCAACAATACGTTTTGCATATTGTACAGGTACCTTTCTCACACCCTGAACAAGCATAATTGCAGCAGCTGTAACAGCTACCAGGAACAACAACTCTATCAACAAAAGAATAAGCCCTCCAGGAGCATCGATCAATCGGTCGTACTCTGCAACCAGTGAGCGTGGCAAACGGGCAATGATACCTATAAGTATAATAAACGAAATACCGTTACCAATTCCTTTATCTGTGATTCGCTCTCCAAGCCACAACACAAACATACTTCCACCTGCAAGAATGATTGTTGATGGCAATATCCAATCCCAAAAACCTCCAGGAATAGCTCTACCTACGGCTCCGTAGAGATAGGCAGGCCCTTGTATCAGTAGAATTGCCACTGTAAGATAGCGGGTATACTGATTAATTTTTGTCCTGCCGCTTTCACCCTCATGCTGCATCTTCTGAAAAGCGGGAACGGCGATTCCCAACAACTGCATAACGATGGAAGCCGATATGTAAGGCATAATACCTAGTGCGAAAATTGATGCGTTGGCAAATGCTCCTCCCGAAAACATATCGAGAAGGCTAAGAAGGCCTGTACTGGCATTTGACTGCAACGCTACAAGCTGTTCCGGATTTATCCCCGGCAAAACAACAAATGATCCGAACCGGTAAATTGCAACAAAACCTACGGTGATAATAAGTCTTTTTCTAAGATCTTCTATCTTCCATATATTTTTTAATGTCTGTACAAATCCCATTTCTTCAGATTTTTACGGCTGTTCCACCTGCAGCGATTATAGCTTCTTCAGCTGTCTTGGAAAAAGCGTGAGCTTCAACCTCAAGTTTGGCTGTTAATGTGCCTCTGCCAAGAATTTTCACCAAGTGTTTACGGGCAATAAGGCCTGCATCCATCAGCACTTCAGGATTAATTTTAGTATACCCCTGTGATTCTACCAGTTCCTGCAATGTCTCCAAATTAATGGCTTTATATTCAACTCTTTTCAGTGGCTTAAATCCGAATTTGGGGACACGACGCTGCAAAGGCATCTGTCCTCCTTCAAAACCGACCTTCTTTGAATAGCCTGATCTTGATTTCTGTCCCTTATGTCCTCTTGTGGAAGTGCCTCCTTTTCCCGATCCGGGTCCTCGCCCGATTCTTTTCCGGGTTTTGGTTGAACCTTCAGCCGGTTTTAAATTCGATAAATCCATATTTGTATCTTTTTTTATCGTTTATTATTCTTTTTAATCCACAACCGTTACCAGATGGTTCACTTTGCGAATAAGGCCTCTCACTGAAGGCGTATCCTTGTGTTCCACCACACGGTTCATTTTTGTAAGTCCAAGAGCGTCCAACGTCTTTTTCTGATCTTTAGGAGCTCCGATTCTACTTTTTGTCTGTTTAATTTTTATTGTAGCCATGTCAGATTTCATCCTTTTTATCCGTTAAACACTTTTTCTATACTTACACCTCTGTTTTGCGCTACCGTAAAGGGGTCTCTCAGTTCAGTCAAAGCCTCGATAGTTGCTTTTACAAGGTTATGCGGGTTGGAAGATCCTTTCGATTTAGCCAGCACGTCGGTAATCCCCACGCTCTCAAGCACGGCACGCATAGCACCTCCTGCCTTTACACCTGTTCCGGTAAAAGCTGGTTTAAGAAACACCTCGGCTCCGCCGTAACGGGCAACCTGCTCGTGCGGAATGGTCCCCTTGTAAACGGGAACCTTGATTAGATTCTTCTTAGCGGCTTCCACACCTTTGGCAATGGCGGTTGTAACTTCACCTGCTTTTCCTAAGCCCCATCCAATGATACCATCTTCGTTTCCAACAACAACCATTGCAGCGAATGTGAAAGTACGGCCTCCCTTGGTAACTTTGGTTGTACGATTAATAGCCACTAAACGGTCTTTTAATTCGATATCGTTTGTTGATTTTACCTTGTTATTTTTTACTGCCATAATCGTTAAAATTTAAGCCCTCCTTTACGGGCGGCATCAGCCAGTTCTTTAATACGTCCATGATACAAGTAACCGTTTCTGTCGAACGTTACCTTTTCTACTCCTGCTTCTTTGGCATTTTCTGCGATAAGCTGTCCCACCTTAGCGGCAATCTCTTTTTTAGGAAGTTTATCTTCCAGTTTCAGAGATGATGCAGATGCCAGCGTGGTACCGCTATTATCATCAATTACCTGGGCATATATCTGTTTATTGCTCCTGAATACGGAAAGACGGGGGCACTCGGCAGTGCCGTGAACTTTACCGCGTACACGAGTTTTGATTTTTAATCTTCTTTCGTTCTTTGTTAACATTGCGATTTCAGTTTACGTAGATTATTTACCTGCTGTTTTACCCGACTTGCGACGTACCTGTTCACCTACGAAGCGAATACCTTTACCTTTGTAAGGCTCCGGCTTGCGGAACGAACGGATTTTAGCACATACCTGTCCGAGTAGTTGTTTATCACAAGATTCCAGAATAATAAGAGGATTCTTGTTTCTCTCCATTTTGGTCTCCACCTTTATCTCTTTGGGTAATTCCATAAAAATACTGTGTGTATAACCAAGAGATAATTCCAGAATTTGCCCGTTGTTGGTCACACGATAACCAACACCAACAAGTTCCATTTCTTTACGGAAACCTTCTGAAACGCCAATAACCATATTGTGCAGCAATGAACGATAAAGCCCGTGCAGAGAGCGGCTCTCTTTATCATCATCGGAGCGTTCAATGGAAAGCACACCATCGCTAACCTCCACCTTCATATCAAGGCCAATCTGCTGATTTAGCTCCCCTTTAGGGCCTTTCATTGTGATCACATTATCTTCTCCTACTGTCACTGCAACACCTGCAGGCAGCGTAATGGGTAATTTTCCTATTCTTGACATATTTTTCTCTCCTTCAGATTAATAAACGAAACACAATACTTCTCCGCCAACTTTATGTTCACGGGCTTCTTTATCTGTCATTACTCCATTTGAAGTAGATAATATGGCAATACCCAGGCCATTGAGTACGCGCGGCATATCTTTGTAACCTACATACTGGCGTAAACCGGGCGTTGATACACGCTTCAATTTCTTAATCGCGTTTACTTTGTTTACAGGATCGTACTTCAGGGCAATCATTATTGTGCCCTGGGGACCATCCTCTACAAACTTATAATTAAGTATGTAGCCTTTTTCAAAAAGAATCTTAGTGATGTCTTTTTTTAGATTCGATGCGGGTATCTCCACCACACGATGCTTCGCCTGGATGGCATTTCGTAGCCGCGTCAAATAATCTGCTATTGGATCTGTCATATACTAAAAATTTAAATTGATCCCGACCGCCGGGACAATATTTAATAAAACGTCATTTCTTTAAAGTCGCCGGTAATTGATCAAACCTTTTCCCAGTTTTTTCACTTTTCGGTTTATCCATCTATTACCAGCTAGCCTTCTTCACACCGGGAATCAGGCCTTTAGATGCCATTTCCCGGAACTGGATACGAGAGATGCCGAACTGGCGCATATATCCTTTGGGGCGTCCGGTAATTTTACAACGGTTGTGCAATCGTACCGGGGAAGCGTTCTTGGGAATGGATTGAAGTGCTTCGTAATCACCCTCTGCCAGATACTTTGCTCTTTTCTCGGCATAACGGGCAACCATCCTGGCTCTCTTCACCTCTCGGGCTTTCATTGATTCTTTTGCCATTATATATTAATTTTTTTTGTTCATTAAAATTATTCATTGAACTATATTCTACTATTTCTCTCTGCAACATAATGCAATAAAACTTGCTTGTGACTGCATTTATTAAAGAAATAGTTTGCCAGCCAGCAGCATAACTCAAACGTAGCCTGACTTATGCCAACACAGCTTAATGCGAATGTTCTGTCTTAAACGGTAAACCGAACTCTCTAAGAAGAGCATAACCTTCCTCGTCGGTAGGAGCAGTAGTAACGAAAGTAATATTCATTCCCAGCAAACGTGTTATTGTATCAATGTTGATCTCCGGGAAAATAATCTGTTCCTCAATACCCAACGTGTAGTTGCCTCTTCCATCAAGCTTGGCCCCTATACCCTTGAAGTCACGTATACGAGGCAGAGCCACACGTACTAATCTTTCAAGGAATTCATACATTTTATCATGACGAAGTGTAACTCTCACGCCTACAGGCATTTTTTTACGCAATTTAAAATTTGATATATCTTTGCGTGAAACGGTTGCCACTGCTCTTTGTCCAGTGATAGCAGTAAGTTCGTTGATCGCTGTCTCGATGATTTTTTTGTCTGCCACAGCAATGCCCAAACCCTGATTAATTACTATCTTCTCGAGTCTGGGTGCCTGCATTACCGATTTGTAATTGAATTCTTTCATCAAAGCAGGAACAATACGCTCTTTATAATCCTTCTTTAAACTAACTTGGTATGTTGTAGTACTCATTAAATTTCCTCCCCAGATTTTTTAGCGTAACGTACTAATTTGCCTTTACTGTTTTCCTTACGCCCAATGCGAGTGGGTTTACCTGTTTTAGGATCAACCGGGTTTAAATTGGAGATGTGAACTGAAGCCTCTTTCTTTTCAATACCTCCATTTGGATTTTGAGCATTGGGTTTTGTATGTTTTGACACTATGTTTACGCCTTCCACTACTGCACGGTTCTTTTTAACTAGAACCGTTAGTACACGTCCGGTTTTACCTTTATCTTCACCGGAATTCACGTAAACAATGTCGCCTTTCTTTATGTGTAATTTACTCATTGCCTGTGATTGCTTAATAGATTATAATACTTCTGGTGCTAATGAAACAATCTTCATGTTCGTGGTACGCAGTTCACGGGCAACGGGACCGAAGATACGACTTCCTCTCAATTCACCGGCATTGTTCAGCAGAACGCAGGCATTGTCGTCGAAGCGTATATACGAACCGTCTGCACGGCGAATCTCTTTTTTCGTACGAACGATGATCGCTTTTGATATGGCACCTTTCTTAATATCACTCGAAGGGATTGTGCTCTTGATAGAAACAACTATGACATCCCCAACCGACGCGTAACGTCTTCTAGTTCCACCAAGCACGCGAATGCAGAGTGCTTCCTTGGCGCCGCTGTTGTCGGTAACCGTTAATCTTGATTCTTGTTGTATCATCTTACTTAGCCCTCTCAATTACTTCAACCACTCTCCATCTCTTTTTTTTGCTCAAAGGACGAGTCTCCATAATACGGACTGTATCACCAATGTTACAGTCGTTCTTTTCATCATGGGCGTGAAATTTTCTCGTTTTATTAACGAACTTCCCATATATAGGGTGTTTCTCTTTCCATTTTACAGCAACAGTGACAGTTTTATCCATTTTATTGCTGAAAACGACCCCGATTCTTTCTTTTCTTAAATTTCTCGTTTCCATTTCTCTGTTATTGTTCTTTTTTCAACTCTCTTGCACGAAGTTCTGTATTTATACGTGCAATATCCCTGCGTTTCTCTTTCAATAAGCCAGAATTGTCAAGTGGAGTTATGCTGTGATTGATACGCATCCTTGTAAGTGCTATCATTTCGGCATCTAATCTCTCTTTCAGATCTTTCCCGGACAGTTCTATTAATTCTTCTTGTTTTCTCATCTCGATTTACGATTTTTTCTCATTATCATAATCTCTTCGAACCACAAATTTAGTGGTAACCGGCAATTTCTGAGCTGCTAAGCGCAAAGCCTCTTTTGCAACTTCATAAGGTACTCCTTCAACCTCAAAAATAATTCTGCCGGGAGTAACGGGAGCAACGAATCCTTCGGGATTACCTTTACCTTTACCCATACGTACCTCTGCAGGCTTTTTTGTGATAGGCTTATCTGGGAAAATACGAACCCAAACCTGTCCCTGACGTTGCATGTAGCGCGTTACAGCGATACGGGCAGCTTCTATCTGGCTTCCGGTAATCCATTTGGATTGCAATGATTTTATGCCAAAAGAGCCAAACGCCAGTTGATTGCCGCGGCCGGCATAGCCTTTCATGCGGCCTTTCTGCTGTCTTCTGAATCTTGTTTTCTTAGGTTGTAACATATTTTCTTCAATTAAGCATTGTTTTTATTTCTTCTGCGTCTGCCCCCTCTTCCACCTTCAGGCCTGTTTCCGCCACGGCCTCCGCCACTGTGAGAACGGCTGTCCTTTGAAGTTGCAAACGAAGGTGAAAGATCTTTTTTGCCATAGATCGCACCACGGCAAATCCATACTTTGATACCTATCAGACCTACTTTTGTCAGCGCTTCACCTTGCGCGTAATCAATGTCGGCACGGAAAGTATGAAGTGGGGTCCTACCCTCCTTATACATCTCCGAACGAGCCATCTCAGCTCCGTTCAAACGACCTGACACCTGAATTTTGATTCCCTCGGCCCCCATTCTCATGGTAGAAGCAATAGCCATCTTCACGGCGCGGCGATATGCTATTTTACCTTCAATCTGGCGTGCAACGTTATTTGCTACAATAACTGCATCGAGTTCCGGTTTTTTTATCTCAAAAATATTTATCTGTATATCTTTGTCGGTGATCTTCATCAACTCTTCTTTCAACTTGTCAACTTCCTGGCCCCCTTTACCAATAATAATCCCGGGGCGAGCTGTACAAATTGTGATAGTCACCAGTTTCAATGTTCGCTCAATAACGATTCGAGATACACTTGCTTTGGCAAGACGGGCATTCAAATAGGTGCGGATCTTATTGTCTTCCAGCAAAATGTCACCATAATTATTTCCGCCGTACCAGTTAGAGTCCCATCCCTTGATGATTCCTAAACGATTTGCTATCGGATTTACTTTTTGTCCCATCTTGTTATCCTTGTTCTTGTTCTTCTTTATTCATTGTATCTACCACAATCGTCACATGATTTGAACGTTTGCGGATTCTGTATCCCCGGCCTTGCGGAGCTGGACGAAGCCTTTTAAGTGTAGTTCCTTCGTCAACAGTTATTGTTTTTATATAGAGTTCGCCTGTTTCGGCTTTACGTTCGTTTTTCTGTTCCCAGTTAGCAATAGCTGAAAGCAGCAGTTTTTCAATTTTACCGGATGCTTCTTTGTTGGAGAACTTTAAAACGCCCAACGCTCTGAACACCTCCATACCTCGAACCATGTCAGCGACATATCGCATTTTACGCGGCGAGCTGGGGACATTCCTCAATATAGCGAAAGAGACATCCTTTCGCTCTTCCTTTCTTTGTTCGGCTGATATTCTTTTTCTAGCACTCATGTCTTTTTCTGTTTTACTTTATTCGTTAAGCGCCCTGATCTTATTTCTTTCTGTTGCCAGCGTGTCCGCGGAACGTACGGGTAACAGCGAATTCGCCCAGTTTATGCCCAACCATGTTCTCTGTGATATAAACGGGGATGAATTTGTTCCCGTTGTGCACAGCGATGGTGTGTCCAACAAAATCAGGAGATATCATAGAGGCTCGTGCCCATGTTTTGATCACGGATTTTTTGCCGCTCTCGTTCATGGTAATTACCTTCTCTTCTAATTTGAGATTGATATATGGACCTTTTTTTAATGACCTGCTCATAATTTTTAATAATTAATCAGATTACTTCTTTTTTCTTCTCTCTACAATGTATTTAGAAGAATGTTTTTTCGGGGCTCTTGTCTTCAAGCCCTTTGAATATAAGCCTTTGGCTGATCTTGGATGGCCTCCTGAAGCACGTCCCTCACCCCCACCCATTGGGTGATCAACAGGGTTCTTGCTAACCCCGCGAGTGCGCGGACGACGTCCTAACCATCTTGAACGGCCGGCCTTCCCTGATTGTTCCAGAGCATGGTCCGAATTACCAACACTTCCAACAGTAGCTTTACATGCCGACAGAATTTTGCGAACTTCTCCGGAAGGCATTTTTATAATTGCATATTTCTCTTCACGAGATACCAATTGTGCGAATGTTCCGGCTGATCGTGCCATCTTGGCTCCCTGACCCGGGCGTAATTCAATATTATGAATTACAGTTCCTATAGGAATTACAGACAGTGGGAGCGCGTTTCCAACTTCAGGGGCAGCACCTGGCCCCGACATCACTGTGGTTCCAACTTTTAAGCCGTTAGGAGCTAAAATATAGGCCTTTTCGCCATCTGCATAATATAATAGTGCTATGCGAGCTGAGCGGTTAGGATCATATTCTATACTTTTAACAACGGCCGGGATACCATCTTTTGTTCTCTTGAAATCGATAATTCTGAACCGCCTCTTATGTCCGCCTCCTACATTCTTAACAGTCATCTTACCCTGACTGTTGCGGCCTCCTGACGTTTTCTTACCAAGTACAAGAGATTTCTCCGGTACACTTGCAGTGACATTTTCAAATGAACCGATAATCTTGTGTCTTTGCCCCGGTGTAGTGGGCTTTAATTTACGTATTGCCATCTCTTTTAAATATTGCTAAATAAATCGATTGATTCACCTTTTCTCAAGGTTACGATTGCTTTTTTATACGATGGCGTAAGTCCTGTAACCACACCCGATTTTGTATATCGGCTTTTCAGCTTACCATCATATTTCATTGTATTTACATGCTCTACATGTACGTTGTAAAGTTCTTCAACTGCATTTTTGATATCAACTTTATTGGCAGAAGGCTCAACGATAAAACCGTAACGGTTTTCAAACTTTTCCGTTATTGCGGTTTGCTTTTCTGTGAATATGGGTTTTACAATTACACTCATCTTCTCTCTCTCCTTATGCTTTTAATAAGTTATCAATCACAGCAACCGACGACTCGGTTATTACGAGATTTGCACAGTCCATAATTTTATATGTATTTATATCAGAAGCTGTTACAACATTGACTCTGCTTAAATTTCGAGCCGACAAATATACGTTTTTATTCTGACCCGGCAAAACTAAAAGTAGCTTTTTATCAGAGAGTTGCAGATTCTTCGTAATCTCTACAATCTGTTTTGTTTTTGGTGAATCAAAAACAAAATCCTCTACTACAATAATAGCATTATTTTTTGCTTTCAGTGAAAGTGCCGACTTACGAGCCAACTCTTTCACCTTTTTGTTCACCTTGAATCCGTAATACCTTGGTTTAGGGCCAAAAACTCGCCCGCCACCGACCAAAACAGGAGATTTAATATCTCCTCGGCGTGCACCGCCACTCCCCTTCTGACGAATGAGCTTGCGTGTACTTCCGGTAATTTCGCTTCTCTCTTTTGACTTATGCGTACCCTGACGCCTGTTGGCCAGATACTGTTTTACATCTAACCAGATAACATGATTGTTAGGTTCAATCCCGAAAATGGAATCGTCGAGCGTCACCTTTTTGTCTGTTACCTCTCCTTTTATATTATAAACACTTAATTCCATCTTATTTTTCGATTGCTACAATTGAACCTTTACTTCCCGGAACAGAACCTTTTAGCAATAAAAGATTGTGCTCGGGTATTACCTTAATCACCTGCAGGTTTTGAACGGTTATACGTTTGTTACCCATCTGGCCGCCCATGCGAGTTCCCTTAAATACTTTTGCTGGATAGGAACATGCGCCGATAGATCCAGGAGCACGCAGCCTGTTGTGTTGACCGTGTGTGGACTGACCAACACCGCCAAAGCCGTGGCGTTTAACAACACCCTGAAAACCTTTTCCTTTCGATTTTCCGATCACATCAACGTAAATGGTCCCGTTAAAAATATCAACACCTATTTCGGAACCTTCTTTATATTCGTTCCCAAAACCTTTGAACTCGGCCAAGTGTCTCTTGGGTGTTACTCCGGCTTTTTTAAAGTGACCTTTTTCAGGGTTCGTGGTATGTTTTTCCTTTTTGTCTTCAAACCCGAGCTGAATTGCGTCATAACCGTCATTTTCAACGGTCTTCACCTGAGTAACTACGCAAGGACCTGCTTCGATAACAGTGCATGGAATATTTTTTCCATCAGCACTGAAAACGGATGTCATTCCGATTTTTTTTCCTAATAATCCTGGCATTTCTCTGTTGTTTTATAATTATACTTTAATCTCCACTTCTACACCGCTGGGCAATTCAAGCTTCATCAATGCATCCACTGTCTTTGCCGTAGAGCTGTAAATATCAATTAGGCGTTTGAATGAAGCGAGCTCGAACTGTTCACGCGATTTTTTGTTCACAAACGTTGAACGGTTCACGGTGAAAATGCGTTTGTGTGTAGGCAACGGAATAGGGCCACTGACTACTGCACCCGTAGCTTTTACGGTCTTTACGATTTTCTCGGCTGATTTATCAACCAGGCTGTAATCGTATGATTTCAGTTTAATTCTGATTTTTTGGCTCATATACTATAAATTATTTAATCAAATCTACACGGCCTTTTACTTCCGTTAATACTTGTTTTGCTATGGAAGAAGAAACCTCTTCAAAGTGCGAAAAAGCCATTGTTGAGGTTGCTCGTCCCGATGTAATTGTGCGCAAAGCAGTTACATATCCGAACATCTCTGAAAGCGGTGTCTTTGCTTTTACCACACGTGCTCCGGAACGGTTCGATTCCATTCCCTCTACCTGGCCGCGACGTTTGTTCAAGTCGGAGATAACATCTCCCATACTCTCTTCGGGAGTAACCACTTCAACCTTCATAATTGGCTCCAGAAGTATAGGTCCGGCTTTTTCAGATGCATTCTTGAAAGCTTGCATGGCACAAATCTCAAACGAAAGCTGATCAGAGTCTACCGGGTGGTACGAACCATCAATTACTGTCACTTTCAACTTATTCAGCGCATAGCCTGCAAGAATGCCATTTTTCATTGCACGCTGGAACCCTTTCTGAATGGAAGGTATGTACTCTTTAGGTATATTACCACCCTTCACTTCATCAATAAATTGCAGTTCGCCTTCAAAATCGCTGTCGGCAGGCTCCACGCGTACTATCATATCGGCATACTTACCACGACCTCCTGTCTGCTTCTTATATGTTTCACGCAATTCAACAGGCTTGGAGATAGCCTCCTTATAAGAAACCTGCGGCCTACCCTGATTGGCCTCAACCTTGAACTCACGTTTCAACCTTTCGATAATGATCTCAAGGTGAAGTTCACCCATCCCGGAAATAACTGTCTGCCCGGTCTCTTCATCCGTTTTAACGGTGAAAGTGGGATCTTCTTCTGCCAGTTTGGCCAATCCGTTAGAAAGTTTATCAAGATCTTTCTGCGTTTTTGGCTCAACAGCAATTCCAATAACCGGATCTGGGAAATCTATTGCCTCAAGAATAATGGGCTTGTTTTCATCACATAAAGTGTCCCCGGTACGAATATCCTTAAAACCTACTCCGGCACCGATATCTCCTGTTCCGATAAAATCTTTCGGGTTCTGTTTATTTGAATGCATCTGGAAGAGGCGCGAGATACGCTCTTTCTTCCCTGAACGTGCGTTGTAAACATATGATCCTGCATCAAGTTCGCCCGAGTAAACACGGAAGAAACAGAGACGCCCAACATACGGGTCTGTTGCAATCTTGAATGCCAGGGCACACATTGGCTCGCTGGGATCGGGATGACGGACAAGAACCTTGGTGGAGTCGCCAGGATCGGTACCTGTTATTGCATCAGTATCAAGAGGACTTGGCAGATAGGCGCAAACAGCATCCAGTAAAGTCTGCACACCTTTGTTCTTGAAAGATGATCCGCAAATCATAGGATTAATCTCCATAGACAATGTG
Protein-coding sequences here:
- the rplB gene encoding 50S ribosomal protein L2, giving the protein MAIRKLKPTTPGQRHKIIGSFENVTASVPEKSLVLGKKTSGGRNSQGKMTVKNVGGGHKRRFRIIDFKRTKDGIPAVVKSIEYDPNRSARIALLYYADGEKAYILAPNGLKVGTTVMSGPGAAPEVGNALPLSVIPIGTVIHNIELRPGQGAKMARSAGTFAQLVSREEKYAIIKMPSGEVRKILSACKATVGSVGNSDHALEQSGKAGRSRWLGRRPRTRGVSKNPVDHPMGGGEGRASGGHPRSAKGLYSKGLKTRAPKKHSSKYIVERRKKK
- the rplW gene encoding 50S ribosomal protein L23 codes for the protein MSVIVKPIFTEKQTAITEKFENRYGFIVEPSANKVDIKNAVEELYNVHVEHVNTMKYDGKLKSRYTKSGVVTGLTPSYKKAIVTLRKGESIDLFSNI
- the rplD gene encoding 50S ribosomal protein L4: MELSVYNIKGEVTDKKVTLDDSIFGIEPNNHVIWLDVKQYLANRRQGTHKSKERSEITGSTRKLIRQKGSGGARRGDIKSPVLVGGGRVFGPKPRYYGFKVNKKVKELARKSALSLKAKNNAIIVVEDFVFDSPKTKQIVEITKNLQLSDKKLLLVLPGQNKNVYLSARNLSRVNVVTASDINTYKIMDCANLVITESSVAVIDNLLKA
- the rplC gene encoding 50S ribosomal protein L3, which produces MPGLLGKKIGMTSVFSADGKNIPCTVIEAGPCVVTQVKTVENDGYDAIQLGFEDKKEKHTTNPEKGHFKKAGVTPKRHLAEFKGFGNEYKEGSEIGVDIFNGTIYVDVIGKSKGKGFQGVVKRHGFGGVGQSTHGQHNRLRAPGSIGACSYPAKVFKGTRMGGQMGNKRITVQNLQVIKVIPEHNLLLLKGSVPGSKGSIVAIEK
- the rpsJ gene encoding 30S ribosomal protein S10, with the protein product MSQKIRIKLKSYDYSLVDKSAEKIVKTVKATGAVVSGPIPLPTHKRIFTVNRSTFVNKKSREQFELASFKRLIDIYSSTAKTVDALMKLELPSGVEVEIKV
- the fusA gene encoding elongation factor G; the encoded protein is MAKGSKETLNFTRNIGIMAHIDAGKTTTSERILFYTGLTHKIGEVHDGAATMDWMEQEQERGITITSAATTTSWKFDNNTYKINLIDTPGHVDFTVEVERSLRVLDGAVAAFCAVGGVEPQSETVWRQADKYKVPRIGYVNKMDRSGANFFDVVRQVKEMLGAKACPIQIPIGAEENFKGVVDLVTMKALYWHDETMGADYDITDIPADLLDEAREWRENMLETIAEIDDKLMEKFFDDPNSITEDEIRSAIRKGTLSMEINPMICGSSFKNKGVQTLLDAVCAYLPSPLDTDAITGTDPGDSTKVLVRHPDPSEPMCALAFKIATDPYVGRLCFFRVYSGELDAGSYVYNARSGKKERISRLFQMHSNKQNPKDFIGTGDIGAGVGFKDIRTGDTLCDENKPIILEAIDFPDPVIGIAVEPKTQKDLDKLSNGLAKLAEEDPTFTVKTDEETGQTVISGMGELHLEIIIERLKREFKVEANQGRPQVSYKEAISKPVELRETYKKQTGGRGKYADMIVRVEPADSDFEGELQFIDEVKGGNIPKEYIPSIQKGFQRAMKNGILAGYALNKLKVTVIDGSYHPVDSDQLSFEICAMQAFKNASEKAGPILLEPIMKVEVVTPEESMGDVISDLNKRRGQVEGMESNRSGARVVKAKTPLSEMFGYVTALRTITSGRATSTMAFSHFEEVSSSIAKQVLTEVKGRVDLIK